One Oscillospiraceae bacterium genomic region harbors:
- a CDS encoding AraC family transcriptional regulator translates to MKTPFFDGKLVHSRRVIYTPSPFARSNLIHLQEVGSLQARQPHTSTRKGLASYLFFWVESGSGELEYEGAWHELHAGDCVFLDCQRPYQHHTGDDLWQLHWVHFYGPNMAAIYKKYQERGGLPCFRAADPGGYAALLDELYALAESDTYVRDMQIYEKLIALLTLLMEESWHPDTARAPGSKKQNLQEIKDYLDTHYTEKITLDALAERFYINKFYLTRVFKEQFGQSVTNYLVQLRITQSKRLLRFTDRSIEAVAQECGLNDANYFSRLFKKVEGTTPGEYRRQW, encoded by the coding sequence ATGAAAACACCATTTTTTGACGGCAAGCTGGTACATTCCCGGCGCGTGATCTACACGCCCTCCCCTTTTGCGCGGTCGAACCTCATCCATCTGCAGGAGGTGGGCAGTTTGCAGGCGCGGCAGCCCCACACCAGCACCCGCAAGGGGCTGGCGTCCTACCTGTTTTTCTGGGTGGAGAGCGGCTCCGGTGAGTTGGAGTACGAGGGTGCCTGGCACGAGCTGCATGCCGGGGACTGCGTGTTTCTGGATTGCCAGCGCCCCTACCAGCACCACACCGGGGACGATCTGTGGCAGCTGCACTGGGTGCATTTTTATGGGCCGAACATGGCGGCCATTTACAAAAAGTATCAGGAGCGGGGCGGCCTGCCCTGCTTCCGCGCTGCTGACCCCGGCGGATACGCGGCGCTGCTGGACGAATTGTACGCGCTGGCGGAATCCGACACTTACGTGCGGGACATGCAGATTTATGAAAAGCTGATTGCCCTGCTGACCCTGCTGATGGAAGAAAGCTGGCACCCGGACACCGCCCGCGCGCCGGGCAGCAAAAAGCAGAACTTGCAGGAGATCAAGGATTATCTGGACACCCACTACACCGAGAAGATCACGCTGGACGCGCTGGCTGAGCGGTTCTACATCAACAAGTTCTACCTGACCCGCGTGTTTAAGGAGCAGTTCGGTCAATCGGTCACCAACTATCTTGTGCAGCTGCGTATTACCCAATCCAAGCGGCTGCTGCGCTTTACCGACCGCAGCATCGAGGCTGTGGCCCAGGAGTGCGGACTGAACGATGCCAACTATTTTTCCCGCCTGTTTAAAAAGGTGGAGGGCACCACCCCCGGCGAGTACCGGCGGCAGTGGTGA
- a CDS encoding ATP-binding cassette domain-containing protein, with product MLEIKNVYKTFNAGTVNEKVALQDLNLTLEDGDFVTVIGGNGAGKSTMLNAVAGVWPIDMGKILIDGQDVTRLSEHQRAKYIGRVFQDPMMGTAATMGIEENLALAARRGVTRSLKVGITKKEREEYHELLKTLDLGLEDRMTSKVGLLSGGQRQAVTLLMATLKKPKLLLLDEHTAALDPKTAAKVLALSEKIVQENHLTTLMITHNMKDAIKYGNRLIMMYEGHVIYDVRGEEKANLQVSDLLQRFEQVSDGGFANDRMLLS from the coding sequence ATGCTTGAGATCAAAAACGTCTACAAGACCTTTAACGCCGGCACAGTCAACGAGAAAGTGGCCCTGCAAGACCTGAACCTGACGCTGGAAGACGGCGATTTCGTTACCGTCATTGGCGGCAACGGCGCGGGCAAATCCACCATGCTCAACGCGGTAGCCGGTGTCTGGCCTATCGATATGGGCAAGATCCTCATCGACGGGCAGGACGTCACCCGCCTGTCGGAGCATCAGCGCGCCAAGTACATCGGCCGTGTCTTTCAGGACCCGATGATGGGCACCGCCGCCACCATGGGCATTGAGGAAAACCTCGCCCTGGCGGCCCGCCGCGGCGTGACCCGCTCGCTGAAAGTGGGCATCACCAAAAAAGAGCGCGAGGAATACCACGAGCTGCTTAAAACGCTGGACCTGGGCCTGGAGGACCGCATGACCAGCAAGGTCGGCCTGCTTTCCGGCGGCCAGCGCCAGGCGGTCACCCTGTTGATGGCCACCCTGAAAAAGCCCAAGCTGCTTTTGCTGGACGAGCACACCGCCGCCCTGGACCCCAAGACGGCCGCTAAGGTGCTGGCCCTCTCGGAGAAGATCGTGCAGGAGAACCACCTGACCACCCTGATGATCACCCACAACATGAAGGATGCCATCAAGTACGGCAACCGCCTGATCATGATGTACGAGGGCCATGTCATCTACGATGTGCGCGGTGAGGAAAAGGCCAACCTGCAGGTCAGCGACCTGCTCCAGCGCTTTGAGCAGGTCAGCGACGGCGGCTTTGCCAACGACCGCATGCTGCTCTCCTGA
- a CDS encoding ABC transporter permease: MGFFASLINSMPSAVAQGLIWGIMAIGVYLTYRILDVADLTVDGSLGTGGAVCVVMVLNGVPVGLALLAATAAGMLAGLVTGLFHTACGIPAILAGILTQLALYSVNLRIMGFGTGGGKANLPISVDKYGLLVSARYVRNVALNNPILILTIFCAVLIAVLYWFFGTELGCSLRATGANQNMARAQGINTNVTKVLGLMISNGLVALAGGLLAQYQGFSDINMGRGAIVIGLAAVIIGEVIFSRIFRNFALKLLSAVIGAIIYYIVMVFVLRLGLSTDDLKLLTALVVALFLTIPYWKGKYFTKTSVKKGEKNHA, translated from the coding sequence ATGGGATTCTTTGCTTCCCTGATCAACTCAATGCCCAGTGCTGTGGCCCAGGGCCTTATCTGGGGCATTATGGCCATCGGCGTCTACCTAACCTACCGCATCCTGGATGTGGCCGATTTGACGGTCGACGGCTCTCTCGGTACCGGCGGTGCGGTCTGCGTTGTTATGGTGCTTAACGGGGTGCCGGTGGGGCTGGCCCTGCTGGCGGCTACGGCAGCAGGTATGCTGGCGGGCCTTGTTACGGGCCTGTTCCACACGGCCTGCGGCATCCCGGCTATTTTGGCCGGTATTTTGACCCAGCTGGCGCTGTATTCAGTCAACCTCCGCATCATGGGCTTCGGCACGGGCGGCGGCAAAGCCAACCTGCCCATCAGCGTGGATAAGTACGGCCTGCTGGTCTCGGCCCGTTATGTCCGCAATGTGGCCCTCAATAACCCAATCCTGATCCTGACCATCTTCTGCGCGGTGCTGATCGCTGTGCTGTACTGGTTCTTTGGCACTGAGCTGGGCTGTTCTCTGCGTGCCACCGGCGCTAACCAGAACATGGCCCGTGCCCAGGGCATCAACACCAACGTCACCAAGGTGCTGGGCCTGATGATCTCCAACGGCCTGGTCGCGCTGGCCGGCGGTCTGCTGGCCCAGTATCAGGGCTTCTCCGACATCAACATGGGCCGTGGTGCTATCGTCATTGGTCTGGCGGCGGTCATCATCGGCGAGGTCATCTTCAGCCGTATCTTCCGCAACTTTGCCCTCAAGCTGCTGTCCGCCGTTATCGGCGCTATCATCTACTACATCGTCATGGTCTTTGTCCTGCGCCTGGGCCTGTCTACCGACGACCTGAAGCTGCTCACTGCTTTGGTAGTGGCGCTGTTCCTGACCATCCCGTACTGGAAGGGCAAATACTTCACCAAGACCTCGGTGAAAAAGGGGGAGAAGAACCATGCTTGA
- a CDS encoding ABC transporter substrate-binding protein → MKKALSLAMAAAMTMGLAACGSTASSTAAADSTPAASTAESEETSAAESTDGKVYTVGICQLVQHEALDAATQGFKDALTEKLGEGNVKFDEQNASGDSANCTTIVSGFVSTGVDLILANATAPLQAAAQATADIPVLGTSVTDYATALDISDWTGTVGNNISGTSDLAPLDQQAAMIQEMFPNAKTVGLLYCSAEPNSVYQCDVIEGYLTEMGLETTRYAFTDTNDVTSVTQAAAAASDVIYIPTDNTAASNTEAIANVVIPEKVPVVAGEEGICKGCGVAALSISYYDLGYKTGEMAAEILADGADVSTMPVAFAPNVTKKYNAANCEALGITPPDGYEAIAD, encoded by the coding sequence ATGAAAAAGGCACTTTCACTCGCTATGGCAGCTGCCATGACCATGGGTCTGGCAGCTTGCGGCAGCACTGCATCCAGCACCGCTGCTGCTGATTCCACCCCCGCAGCTTCCACCGCGGAGAGCGAAGAAACTTCCGCCGCCGAAAGCACCGACGGCAAGGTCTATACCGTCGGCATCTGCCAATTGGTCCAGCACGAGGCGCTGGACGCCGCCACCCAGGGCTTCAAGGACGCTTTGACCGAGAAGCTGGGCGAGGGCAACGTCAAGTTTGACGAGCAGAACGCCTCCGGCGATTCCGCCAACTGCACCACCATCGTCAGCGGCTTTGTCTCCACTGGCGTCGATCTGATCCTGGCCAACGCCACCGCCCCGCTGCAGGCTGCTGCCCAGGCTACCGCCGACATCCCCGTCCTCGGCACCTCTGTTACCGACTACGCCACTGCGCTGGACATCTCTGACTGGACCGGCACTGTGGGCAACAACATCTCCGGCACCTCTGACCTGGCCCCGCTGGACCAGCAGGCAGCCATGATTCAGGAGATGTTCCCGAACGCTAAGACTGTTGGCCTGCTGTACTGCAGCGCTGAGCCCAACTCCGTCTACCAGTGCGATGTCATTGAAGGCTATCTCACGGAGATGGGCCTGGAGACCACCCGCTACGCTTTCACCGATACCAACGATGTCACCTCCGTCACCCAGGCCGCTGCTGCTGCCTCTGACGTAATCTACATCCCCACCGATAACACCGCTGCTTCCAACACCGAGGCCATCGCCAATGTGGTTATCCCGGAGAAGGTTCCTGTGGTTGCCGGTGAGGAAGGCATCTGCAAGGGCTGCGGTGTTGCCGCCCTGTCCATCAGCTACTACGATCTGGGCTACAAGACTGGTGAGATGGCTGCCGAGATCCTGGCCGATGGCGCCGATGTCTCCACCATGCCTGTTGCGTTTGCCCCCAACGTTACCAAAAAGTACAACGCAGCCAACTGCGAAGCACTGGGCATCACCCCGCCGGACGGCTATGAGGCTATTGCCGACTAA
- a CDS encoding PTS sugar transporter subunit IIA, whose amino-acid sequence MKVSELMNPAGVRLYANIKEAADVLGILVELQEETGAITNGTAYYNAVCQRENFGGTTAIGDGIALPHACNAGVSAPSISALTLRHGVDWGAPDVRAVDLLFMIAVPPGNESLHLQILARLVNLLSRNSLVDALRHASSPERFVELIAKTENACFAD is encoded by the coding sequence ATGAAAGTAAGCGAACTGATGAACCCCGCAGGCGTGCGCCTGTACGCCAACATCAAAGAGGCCGCCGACGTGCTGGGCATCCTGGTAGAATTGCAGGAGGAGACCGGCGCCATCACCAATGGCACGGCCTACTATAACGCTGTCTGCCAGCGGGAAAACTTCGGCGGCACCACGGCCATCGGGGACGGCATCGCGCTGCCCCACGCCTGCAACGCCGGGGTATCGGCCCCCAGCATTTCGGCCCTGACGCTGCGCCACGGCGTGGATTGGGGTGCCCCGGACGTCCGGGCGGTGGACCTTTTGTTCATGATCGCCGTGCCCCCGGGAAATGAAAGCCTGCACCTGCAAATTTTAGCACGGCTGGTCAACCTGCTCAGCCGCAACTCGCTGGTGGACGCTTTGCGCCACGCCAGCAGCCCGGAACGCTTTGTGGAGCTGATCGCCAAGACAGAGAATGCCTGCTTTGCTGATTGA
- a CDS encoding HAD family hydrolase, protein MKSALSDTLVICDMDNTLLTAKEGLPACNRTVINLFTSLGGLFTVATGRPPESIRAALEGIRLSLPAISCNGALLYDFSTETVLHRSTLNREQATTAIKDILNKFPRMGVEVMAGNGEMYVIHANETTHAHQVDEHLGSIACPIDCVPDGWVKVVFAADPEAIRKLGQYAKTKYYGRDNYFLATNNIYLEIMPGGVSKATGLQDLCALMNKSIKNTIVIGDYYNDLELMRTAGHAVAVANAPAEVKATADEVTTCTCAEGAVGEYLYALIDRATKS, encoded by the coding sequence ATGAAATCAGCGCTAAGCGATACCCTTGTCATCTGTGATATGGATAACACGCTGCTCACCGCCAAAGAGGGGCTGCCGGCCTGCAACCGCACGGTCATCAATCTCTTTACCAGCCTGGGCGGCCTGTTTACCGTGGCTACCGGCCGCCCGCCGGAGTCGATCCGCGCAGCGTTGGAAGGCATACGCCTTTCGCTGCCGGCCATTTCCTGCAACGGCGCGCTGCTGTATGATTTTTCCACCGAGACGGTGCTGCACCGCTCGACCCTCAACCGGGAGCAGGCCACCACGGCTATCAAGGACATCCTGAACAAGTTCCCGCGCATGGGTGTGGAGGTCATGGCCGGCAACGGCGAGATGTACGTCATCCACGCCAACGAGACTACCCACGCCCACCAGGTGGACGAACACCTGGGCAGCATTGCCTGCCCCATTGACTGTGTGCCGGACGGCTGGGTCAAGGTAGTGTTTGCCGCTGACCCCGAGGCCATCCGCAAGCTGGGGCAGTACGCCAAAACCAAGTACTACGGCCGGGATAACTACTTCCTGGCCACCAACAACATTTACTTAGAGATCATGCCCGGCGGCGTCAGCAAGGCCACCGGCTTGCAGGACCTTTGCGCATTGATGAACAAATCCATCAAAAACACCATCGTCATCGGTGATTACTATAACGATCTTGAACTGATGCGCACCGCAGGCCATGCTGTGGCCGTTGCCAATGCACCCGCCGAGGTCAAGGCCACTGCCGACGAGGTGACCACCTGCACCTGCGCCGAGGGCGCGGTAGGTGAGTACCTGTACGCACTGATCGACCGGGCAACAAAATCCTGA
- a CDS encoding RluA family pseudouridine synthase, with amino-acid sequence MEKIELIAGPDASGRLDAWLAGQCAELSRSALQNLMEQGRVTRGGSCVNKKDKVVPGAAYCIDLPEPQPIEAQPQNIPLDVVYEDNDLIVINKPKGMVVHPAPGNPDGTLVNALLYHCAGQLSGIGGAIRPGIVHRIDKGTSGLLVMAKNDAAHQALSAQFSVHSIHRIYHAIVYGNLKEDEGFVETYLGRDPRDRKKMAVVPQETSGARYAYTGWRVLERFGNFTYIACQLKTGRTHQIRVHMASIGHPLAGDAVYGPRNCIKSLNGQCLHAKELGFIHPATQQWVQFDSPLPAYFTEFLTRLRKEHRA; translated from the coding sequence ATGGAAAAAATTGAACTTATCGCTGGGCCTGATGCCTCCGGCCGCCTGGACGCTTGGCTGGCAGGGCAGTGCGCCGAGCTTTCCCGCAGCGCCCTGCAAAACCTGATGGAGCAGGGCAGAGTGACCCGCGGCGGCAGCTGCGTCAACAAAAAAGACAAAGTTGTCCCCGGCGCTGCCTACTGTATCGACCTGCCGGAACCTCAGCCCATCGAGGCCCAACCCCAGAACATCCCGCTGGATGTCGTCTACGAGGATAACGATTTGATCGTCATCAACAAGCCCAAGGGCATGGTGGTGCATCCTGCCCCCGGCAACCCGGACGGCACGCTGGTCAACGCGCTGCTGTACCACTGCGCCGGGCAGCTTTCCGGCATCGGCGGGGCCATCCGCCCCGGCATCGTCCACCGTATCGATAAGGGCACCAGCGGCCTGTTGGTCATGGCCAAAAACGATGCTGCGCACCAGGCGCTCAGCGCCCAGTTCAGTGTGCATAGCATCCACCGGATCTACCATGCCATCGTCTACGGCAATCTGAAAGAGGATGAGGGCTTTGTGGAAACGTACCTCGGCCGCGACCCGCGGGACCGCAAAAAGATGGCGGTCGTTCCGCAGGAAACCTCGGGTGCCCGCTACGCCTACACCGGCTGGCGCGTGCTGGAACGCTTCGGCAACTTTACCTACATTGCCTGCCAGCTCAAGACCGGCCGCACCCACCAGATCCGCGTACACATGGCCAGCATCGGTCACCCGCTGGCAGGGGACGCCGTCTACGGCCCGCGCAACTGCATCAAAAGCCTGAACGGCCAATGCCTGCACGCTAAAGAATTGGGCTTTATTCACCCTGCAACGCAGCAGTGGGTGCAGTTTGACTCGCCGCTGCCTGCCTATTTTACAGAGTTTCTGACACGGTTAAGAAAGGAACATCGCGCATGA
- the lspA gene encoding signal peptidase II gives MIFGVLSVLAAAVLVGVDQLIKRWATAVLLPKTAMTLIPGVLELRYFLNDGMAFSMLAGKQKLLIAATSLMLLGVLWMLFARKLTPLERVAWTLVLGGGIGNLIDRIATGVVVDYINVLFMNFAIFNFADICVCVGVGLLMVWVLFDSYFKEKAEKSVKTESAAPADDANGKN, from the coding sequence ATGATTTTTGGTGTTCTTTCTGTGCTGGCGGCGGCTGTGCTTGTGGGCGTTGACCAGCTTATCAAGCGCTGGGCCACGGCGGTACTGCTGCCCAAAACGGCCATGACGCTGATCCCCGGCGTGCTGGAGCTGCGCTACTTTCTCAATGATGGCATGGCGTTTTCGATGCTGGCAGGCAAACAAAAACTACTGATTGCCGCCACCTCGCTGATGCTGTTGGGCGTATTGTGGATGTTGTTTGCCCGCAAGCTGACCCCGCTGGAGCGGGTAGCCTGGACTCTGGTACTGGGCGGCGGCATCGGCAACCTGATCGACCGCATCGCTACCGGCGTGGTGGTCGACTACATCAACGTCCTGTTCATGAACTTTGCCATCTTCAACTTCGCTGACATCTGCGTCTGCGTAGGCGTCGGTCTGCTGATGGTGTGGGTGCTGTTCGACTCCTACTTTAAAGAAAAAGCCGAGAAAAGCGTAAAAACAGAATCGGCCGCCCCCGCAGATGATGCTAATGGAAAAAATTGA
- the ileS gene encoding isoleucine--tRNA ligase produces the protein MAQNYNDTIHKMQTPFEMRAGLPKKEPKMLEDWEQNHVYEQMIKNNEGKPRWVLHDGPPYANGNIHMGTALNKIIKDIILRYKNMAGFQAPYVPGYDTHGLPIELKALKSLGDKKSGVSKLELRKICKEFATEHIDVMNSQFKRLGVQGDFANPYLTLRPEFEARQVEIFGEMAKKGYIYKGMKAVYWCPEDRTALAEAEIEYAEDECDSIYVRFKLTDDPNGVLAKHNIPLDKAWIVIWTTTTWTLPANVATCLNPNLEYAFVKIGDAYHIMARELVESTMKGCHIDEYEVLPDTVLGSELELMQYQHPFLDRKGLVILGDHVTLEGGTGCVHTAPGHGVEDFEVCVNHYPQVPVVVPVDDAGRLTAEAGEKFAGLKVWDANKVILEHIKESGHLMGVQHITHQYPHCWRCHHPIIFRATEQWFCSIDAFKEDVYKAIDSVHWQPAWGHDRMAGMVRDRSDWCISRQRVWGVPIPVFYCKKCGKYHITDASIKAVSDLFRKEGSDAWYKYDANEIMPKGEVCECGASDWEKDPDIMDVWFDSGSTWSAVCRERPELTYPVDMYMEGADQFRGWFQSSLLTSVATQGQAPYREVLCHGWVVDEKGKQMHKSAGNGVEPSEIIRDYGADIVRLWVASSDYTVDVRAGKEIFRQLSEAYRKMRNTARFMLGNINDFDPNKDMVADDQLFEIDRWALEACNQLTATMRDAYDHYDFSRAYHALYNFCVIDMSNFYMDVIKDRLYCADDHARRCAQTALYRILVDFTKLLAPILSFTSQEIWSYVPKMPGMKDYVVFEQMPEAKAAADEAFTAKWDRIMAIRDDVKKVLEQARADKTIGSSLEACLTLYCNKEVYDFLNTIPMDELADLFIVSKVDLTEGEGGVKGIVEGLGAAAAHAAGNKCLRCWKYEPAVGENGLCPRCAKVLGL, from the coding sequence TTGGCGCAGAATTACAACGACACCATCCACAAGATGCAGACCCCGTTTGAAATGCGTGCTGGTCTGCCGAAAAAAGAGCCGAAAATGCTGGAAGACTGGGAGCAGAACCACGTCTACGAGCAGATGATCAAAAACAACGAGGGCAAACCCCGCTGGGTCCTGCACGATGGCCCTCCGTATGCCAATGGCAACATCCACATGGGCACCGCGCTGAACAAGATCATCAAGGACATCATTCTGCGCTACAAGAACATGGCTGGTTTCCAGGCCCCCTATGTGCCGGGCTACGATACCCATGGCCTGCCCATCGAGCTGAAAGCCCTGAAGTCTCTGGGCGATAAGAAGTCCGGCGTTTCCAAGCTAGAACTGCGCAAGATCTGCAAAGAGTTCGCCACCGAGCATATCGATGTCATGAACTCCCAGTTCAAGCGCCTGGGCGTCCAGGGCGATTTCGCCAACCCCTACCTGACCCTGCGCCCCGAGTTTGAGGCCCGCCAGGTCGAGATCTTCGGCGAGATGGCCAAGAAAGGCTACATCTACAAGGGCATGAAGGCCGTTTACTGGTGCCCCGAGGACCGTACCGCCCTGGCTGAGGCTGAGATCGAGTACGCCGAGGACGAGTGCGACTCTATCTACGTCCGCTTTAAGCTGACCGACGACCCCAACGGCGTGCTGGCCAAGCACAACATCCCGCTGGATAAGGCCTGGATCGTCATCTGGACCACCACCACCTGGACCCTGCCCGCCAACGTGGCCACCTGCCTGAACCCCAACCTGGAGTATGCCTTCGTCAAGATCGGCGATGCTTACCACATCATGGCCCGCGAGCTGGTCGAGTCCACGATGAAGGGCTGCCACATCGACGAGTACGAAGTCCTGCCCGACACCGTTCTGGGCAGCGAACTGGAGCTGATGCAGTATCAGCATCCCTTCCTGGACCGCAAGGGCCTGGTCATCCTGGGCGACCATGTCACCCTCGAAGGCGGCACCGGCTGCGTCCACACCGCCCCCGGCCATGGTGTTGAGGACTTTGAAGTCTGCGTTAACCACTACCCGCAGGTTCCCGTCGTTGTTCCCGTGGATGACGCCGGCCGCCTGACCGCCGAAGCTGGCGAGAAATTTGCCGGCCTCAAGGTCTGGGATGCCAACAAGGTCATTCTGGAGCATATCAAGGAGAGTGGCCACCTGATGGGTGTGCAGCACATCACCCACCAGTACCCGCACTGCTGGCGCTGCCACCATCCCATCATCTTCCGCGCGACCGAGCAGTGGTTCTGCTCCATCGATGCTTTCAAAGAGGATGTCTACAAGGCTATTGACAGTGTACACTGGCAACCGGCCTGGGGCCATGACCGCATGGCTGGCATGGTCCGTGACCGCAGCGACTGGTGCATCAGCCGTCAGCGCGTCTGGGGCGTGCCCATCCCGGTCTTCTACTGCAAGAAGTGTGGCAAGTACCACATCACCGATGCTTCCATCAAGGCTGTCTCCGACCTGTTCCGCAAGGAGGGCAGCGACGCCTGGTATAAGTACGATGCCAACGAGATCATGCCCAAGGGCGAAGTCTGCGAGTGCGGCGCTTCCGATTGGGAGAAAGATCCCGACATCATGGACGTTTGGTTCGACTCCGGCTCTACCTGGAGCGCTGTCTGCCGCGAGCGCCCGGAGCTGACCTATCCTGTTGATATGTACATGGAAGGTGCCGATCAGTTCCGTGGTTGGTTCCAGTCCAGCCTGCTGACCAGCGTTGCCACCCAGGGCCAGGCTCCGTACCGCGAGGTGCTGTGCCATGGCTGGGTCGTCGACGAAAAAGGCAAGCAGATGCACAAGTCCGCTGGCAACGGCGTGGAACCCAGCGAAATCATTCGTGACTACGGTGCCGACATCGTCCGTCTGTGGGTCGCTTCCAGCGATTATACCGTCGACGTCCGCGCCGGTAAGGAGATATTCCGCCAGCTGTCCGAGGCTTACCGCAAGATGCGCAACACCGCCCGCTTCATGCTGGGCAACATCAACGATTTTGATCCCAACAAGGATATGGTCGCTGACGATCAGCTGTTCGAGATCGACCGCTGGGCGCTGGAAGCATGCAACCAGCTGACCGCCACCATGCGCGATGCCTACGACCACTACGACTTCAGCCGCGCTTACCATGCGTTGTACAACTTCTGCGTCATCGATATGTCCAACTTCTATATGGACGTTATCAAGGACCGCCTGTACTGCGCTGACGACCATGCCCGCCGCTGTGCACAGACCGCGCTGTACCGCATCCTGGTCGACTTTACTAAGCTGCTGGCCCCCATCCTGAGCTTCACCAGCCAGGAAATCTGGAGCTATGTGCCCAAGATGCCCGGCATGAAGGACTATGTCGTCTTTGAGCAGATGCCCGAAGCCAAGGCCGCTGCTGACGAAGCCTTCACTGCCAAGTGGGACCGCATCATGGCCATCCGTGATGATGTCAAGAAGGTGCTGGAGCAGGCCCGTGCCGATAAGACCATCGGATCTTCTCTGGAAGCCTGCCTGACGCTGTACTGCAACAAGGAGGTCTATGACTTCCTGAACACCATCCCCATGGATGAGCTGGCCGACCTGTTCATCGTCTCCAAAGTCGATCTGACTGAGGGCGAGGGCGGTGTCAAGGGCATCGTCGAGGGTCTGGGCGCTGCCGCTGCCCACGCAGCCGGCAACAAGTGCCTGCGCTGCTGGAAGTACGAGCCCGCCGTTGGCGAAAACGGCCTGTGCCCGCGCTGCGCTAAGGTGCTGGGTCTTTAA
- a CDS encoding DivIVA domain-containing protein, whose product MISSEDVRRVTFDKAMRGYRCDDVDDYLKQVAESMDALAAKNDEMQKNLVVLAQRIDQYRAEEDTLRTTMINAQRLGENVIREAKQKAAEIIRAANMKADDREQRARDDVELAKQEIVTLKSEADSFKRSLMEMYRKHINLISKMPEYNPPAQEEAQQPAPQPAADQPYAEPAPEAVPYTEPVPAPAPVQEPEPQATSYYNPAETAPAPEPTPVAEPAPEKIDTVEFAIAPHPEEPEETAPAAEPMPIDGSRFQPGAGLYSDAPEAAPAPAKRSTRKAPAKRSTRKKVSAEPQEELNSPAFDNFEGVDFDS is encoded by the coding sequence ATGATCTCTTCTGAGGATGTCCGCCGCGTAACATTTGACAAAGCGATGCGCGGCTATCGCTGCGATGATGTGGATGACTACCTCAAGCAGGTAGCGGAAAGCATGGATGCCTTGGCGGCTAAAAATGACGAGATGCAGAAAAACCTCGTCGTCCTGGCCCAGCGTATCGACCAGTACCGTGCCGAGGAAGACACTCTGCGCACCACGATGATCAACGCCCAGCGCTTGGGTGAGAACGTGATCCGTGAAGCCAAGCAGAAGGCTGCGGAAATCATCCGTGCTGCCAATATGAAGGCCGACGACCGCGAGCAGCGCGCCCGCGACGATGTGGAACTGGCCAAGCAGGAGATCGTGACGCTGAAAAGCGAAGCCGACAGCTTCAAGCGTTCGCTGATGGAGATGTACCGCAAGCACATCAACCTCATCAGCAAGATGCCGGAATATAACCCGCCTGCGCAGGAGGAAGCCCAGCAGCCTGCCCCGCAGCCCGCTGCTGACCAGCCTTATGCTGAGCCCGCCCCCGAGGCTGTGCCTTATACCGAGCCTGTCCCGGCCCCCGCGCCTGTGCAGGAGCCGGAACCCCAGGCCACCAGCTACTATAACCCCGCTGAAACTGCCCCGGCGCCGGAGCCGACCCCTGTGGCCGAGCCCGCCCCGGAAAAGATAGACACCGTTGAGTTCGCTATCGCCCCGCACCCGGAGGAACCGGAAGAAACCGCCCCCGCCGCAGAGCCGATGCCGATCGACGGCAGCCGCTTCCAGCCCGGTGCAGGGCTGTACAGCGATGCGCCGGAAGCTGCCCCGGCGCCTGCCAAACGCAGCACCCGCAAAGCCCCGGCCAAGCGCAGCACCCGTAAAAAAGTAAGTGCCGAACCGCAGGAGGAGCTGAATTCTCCGGCGTTCGATAACTTTGAGGGCGTTGACTTTGACAGTTGA